In Salinigranum marinum, one DNA window encodes the following:
- a CDS encoding amidohydrolase, whose amino-acid sequence MTTLCVAGGFVLRDGSVVERDVLVDQDAGEIVDVAADLTSEADEILDATGSVVIPGLVNAHTHAAMTLLRGYADDKPLDAWLREDIWPAEAALEPADVRVGTDLALLEMIRSGTTAFGDMYFHVDEVVDAVAEAGLRARVGHGVVTVGKETETAHDDVQKSLDVALEYDGAADGRVRTAVMPHSLTTVSAQAFEECVALATENDVPLHLHANETRDEVAPIVDERGEEPLAYADDLGILGPETFLAHGVHVSDDEIDLLAERGTSVVHCPASNMKLASGIAPVQSYLDAGVTVALGTDGAASNNDLDLFDEMRDAAMVGKIAADRADAVAAPDVIEIATQGGADALGLPGGQVAPGAAADLAVVSLDAPHLTPVHDVVSHLVYAARGSDVRHTVCDGRVLMRDREVLTMDADGVMAAARERAAALRDRVEAE is encoded by the coding sequence ATGACCACGCTCTGTGTCGCCGGCGGGTTCGTCCTCCGGGACGGCTCCGTCGTCGAACGTGACGTCCTCGTCGACCAGGACGCCGGAGAGATCGTCGACGTCGCCGCAGACCTCACCAGCGAGGCCGACGAGATCCTCGACGCGACCGGGTCGGTCGTGATCCCCGGCCTCGTCAACGCCCACACCCACGCGGCGATGACGCTCCTCCGCGGCTACGCCGACGACAAACCGCTCGACGCGTGGCTCCGCGAGGACATCTGGCCCGCCGAGGCGGCGCTCGAACCCGCCGACGTCCGCGTCGGCACCGACCTCGCGCTGCTGGAGATGATCCGCTCGGGGACGACCGCCTTCGGCGACATGTACTTCCACGTCGACGAGGTGGTCGACGCGGTGGCCGAGGCCGGACTCCGCGCCCGGGTCGGCCACGGCGTCGTCACGGTCGGCAAGGAGACCGAGACGGCCCACGACGACGTCCAGAAGAGCCTCGACGTGGCACTCGAGTACGACGGGGCCGCCGACGGGCGGGTCCGGACGGCCGTGATGCCGCACTCGCTGACGACCGTTTCCGCCCAGGCCTTCGAGGAGTGCGTCGCCCTGGCCACCGAGAACGACGTCCCGCTCCACCTCCACGCGAACGAGACGCGCGACGAGGTTGCGCCGATCGTCGACGAGCGCGGCGAGGAGCCGCTCGCGTACGCCGACGACCTCGGCATCCTCGGACCGGAGACGTTCCTCGCTCACGGCGTCCACGTCTCCGACGACGAGATCGACCTCCTCGCGGAGCGGGGAACGAGCGTCGTCCACTGCCCGGCGTCGAACATGAAGCTCGCGTCGGGGATAGCTCCGGTCCAGTCGTACCTCGACGCGGGTGTCACAGTCGCGCTGGGGACCGACGGAGCCGCCTCGAACAACGACCTCGACCTCTTCGACGAGATGCGCGACGCCGCGATGGTCGGGAAGATCGCCGCCGACCGCGCGGACGCCGTCGCCGCGCCGGACGTGATCGAGATCGCGACACAGGGAGGGGCCGACGCGCTCGGCCTGCCCGGAGGACAGGTCGCGCCGGGGGCGGCCGCGGACCTCGCGGTCGTCTCGCTCGACGCGCCGCACCTCACCCCCGTACACGACGTGGTGAGCCACCTCGTCTACGCCGCCCGCGGCTCGGACGTCCGCCACACCGTCTGCGACGGACGGGTGCTCATGCGCGACCGCGAGGTGCTGACGATGGACGCCGACGGCGTGATGGCCGCCGCCCGAGAGCGGGCCGCGGCGCTCCGCGACCGGGTCGAAGCGGAGTGA
- the hisG gene encoding ATP phosphoribosyltransferase, with protein MRIAVPNKGRLHDPTLTLLERAGLHLDNGADRKLYAGTVDPDVTVLFARAADIPEYVWDGAAAVGITGYDQVRESGHELTELLDLEFGTCRLVLAAPEDGEITAPEDVSGKTVATEFPTIARRYFAEEGIDADVVEVTGATELTPHVEMADAIIDITSTGTTLAVNRLAVVDEVLASSARLFAHPDHADDEGVQQLVMALRSVLSAEGKRYLMMNAPRDRLDEVREVIPGMGGPTVMDVAGGEHVAVHVVVDERDVYEVVTELKHVGASDILVTEIERLVE; from the coding sequence ATGCGAATCGCCGTTCCCAACAAGGGACGTCTCCACGACCCCACGCTGACACTGCTCGAACGCGCCGGGCTCCACCTCGACAACGGTGCCGACCGGAAGCTGTACGCCGGGACGGTCGATCCCGACGTGACCGTCCTCTTCGCGCGCGCGGCGGACATCCCGGAGTACGTGTGGGACGGGGCCGCGGCGGTGGGGATCACTGGCTACGACCAGGTGCGCGAGTCGGGCCACGAACTCACGGAACTGCTCGATCTGGAGTTCGGGACGTGCCGGCTCGTCCTCGCCGCCCCCGAGGACGGCGAGATCACGGCGCCAGAAGACGTCTCCGGGAAGACGGTCGCCACGGAGTTCCCCACGATCGCCCGCCGGTACTTCGCCGAGGAGGGGATCGACGCCGACGTGGTTGAGGTGACCGGGGCGACCGAACTCACCCCGCACGTCGAGATGGCCGACGCCATCATCGACATCACCTCGACGGGGACGACGCTGGCGGTGAACCGCCTCGCGGTCGTCGACGAGGTGCTCGCCTCCTCGGCCCGGCTGTTCGCCCACCCCGACCACGCCGACGACGAGGGGGTCCAGCAGCTGGTGATGGCGCTTCGCTCCGTGCTCTCGGCGGAGGGTAAGCGCTACCTCATGATGAACGCGCCCAGAGACCGCCTCGACGAGGTGCGCGAGGTAATCCCCGGGATGGGCGGTCCCACGGTCATGGACGTCGCCGGCGGCGAGCACGTGGCGGTCCACGTCGTGGTCGACGAGCGCGACGTCTACGAGGTCGTCACCGAGCTGAAGCACGTCGGCGCGAGCGACATCCTCGTTACCGAGATCGAACGGCTCGTCGAGTGA
- a CDS encoding CPBP family intramembrane glutamic endopeptidase: protein MVSVLGSLRRLVWNDDERRPRAPVRLVVGIVVIAVAIAGTGLLVQLLLLPAFVPNVAVEGVALVAGLTVVTGGVSVVACAVVGRVVDRRHFADFGFGLDRDWWLDLGFGFALGAALMTLVFGVELALGWLVVTGTFAPQGSFVSAFLAVVTLFVVVGVQEELLARGYLLTNLCEGLDGTLGSRGATAVAVVVSSAVFGGLHLGNPNATLVSTLSISLAGVMLAAGYVLTDELAIPIGLHISWNLFQGGVYGFPVSGLGIDAAVIAVSQGGPERWTGGSFGPEAGLLGVAAILLGTLATVGYVRVRYRFLAIHPSLTVPDLRWRD, encoded by the coding sequence ATGGTCTCCGTCCTCGGCAGCCTCCGACGACTCGTCTGGAACGACGACGAACGACGCCCGCGAGCCCCCGTGCGACTCGTCGTCGGGATCGTCGTCATCGCGGTCGCCATCGCCGGCACGGGGCTCTTGGTCCAGTTGCTGTTGCTCCCCGCGTTCGTCCCCAACGTCGCCGTCGAGGGCGTCGCGCTCGTCGCCGGTCTGACCGTGGTCACCGGCGGCGTGAGCGTCGTCGCATGCGCGGTGGTCGGTCGGGTCGTCGACCGCCGTCACTTCGCCGACTTCGGCTTCGGCCTCGACCGCGACTGGTGGCTCGACCTCGGCTTCGGGTTCGCGCTCGGTGCCGCCCTCATGACGCTCGTCTTCGGCGTCGAACTCGCCCTCGGCTGGCTCGTCGTCACCGGGACGTTCGCCCCGCAGGGCTCGTTCGTCTCCGCCTTTCTCGCCGTCGTCACTCTCTTCGTCGTCGTCGGCGTCCAGGAAGAACTCCTCGCGCGCGGGTACCTGTTGACGAACCTCTGCGAGGGGCTGGACGGGACGCTGGGAAGCCGCGGCGCGACCGCCGTCGCCGTCGTCGTCTCCTCGGCCGTGTTCGGCGGCCTCCACCTCGGCAACCCGAACGCGACGCTCGTCTCGACGCTCTCTATCTCGCTGGCCGGCGTGATGCTCGCCGCGGGCTACGTCCTCACGGACGAACTGGCGATCCCGATCGGGCTCCACATCTCGTGGAACCTCTTTCAGGGCGGCGTCTACGGCTTCCCCGTCTCGGGACTGGGCATCGACGCCGCGGTGATCGCCGTCTCACAGGGCGGGCCCGAGCGCTGGACCGGCGGTTCGTTCGGTCCCGAGGCCGGCCTGCTGGGGGTCGCCGCGATCCTGCTCGGGACGCTCGCGACCGTCGGCTACGTCCGCGTCCGGTACCGGTTTCTCGCGATCCACCCCTCGCTCACCGTTCCCGACCTGCGGTGGCGTGACTGA